ACACACTAAAATGGATGATTACCTGCCAAGTCTTGATTCTGAGACCATTTGTAGTCCCTCGAAGAAATGCATTGTCTACGACTACCTGTGAAACTATGCCTGTCGAGTTGTCCTTCCCGAGGCTTCCAATGCTGCACAGAGGTATCAAAGTAGCCAGAAAAACTCTTTAAGCTATTTCGCCAAAATGCTTACATGTAATGACTCCTATGCACTAAATAACTCTAAGATTGAGACAACTTAATTAGTTTAATGATACCTAATTCCATGACCAGGTCCGCAAGAGATCATCTTCATCTTGATATTTGAGCTACCATTGACAATTGAAATGCAGTCATCGCCTATACATCACATACCAGGAGAAAAAGTAATTGAAATTTGGTATGTCTGCCAAATATACTCTGAGATATTGGGATGGAAAACTTAAATACTTGATTCAAGGATCGTAATTAAAATTTGGTATTTCTCTGCCACTTATACTACTGAGATGTGGGATGGAAAATTAGAATCCTTAATTCAAAGAGCATAAAGAGGTACCAAGAATATGCATTGGTTTTATTGGGGTGTAAAAAAGTGTAGTTTACAAACCTGTTCCAATTTTAGTATTCTGGATAATGACATTCGTTGACCCGGTGATATGGATTCCATCAGTGTTGGGACTGTCCTCTGGTGAACTTACAAGTACGTTGTACACACGAACAGCTTCACAACGAGAAATGACAAAGTTCATTTGCTGACTGTGTTGAAAAGTAAGGCCTTTCACCCTAACCGCTGAGCTTGAATCGATAGTAAATGCctgcaaataaaacatgtatAAGTTATGCGTATTGTGCCTCACATAAGTCACCTCCCCTTACTTGCATTTGGGCTTAGCATAATATCTTTTCATGAAGAATGCAGACACTTACACTTGGTGCTCCTTTGCAAGGCTGCAGAGAATTATAAAATTGATTAGACACGAAGATATGCTAATAAGTAGTATTCTTTGCTGAATTTCAGGTATAGCTGTAAATCTTACATTCGTCTTGTTCTTTTTGCAGGATTCTTCCCACCATTTGCTGCCTGAGCCATCGATAGTTCCACTTCCTTGGAAAAAAACAGCCTTCAGATTTGAAAAAACAATCCAGTTTCGTGGACTCTTTGGATCCCAGTCCTTAGGTTCGTCTGGTGCTACAATTGTTCCATCAATCTGTACCATCGAATATATTTAATGATTTATTGAAACTCATCATAACAACAATCTATGCTATCCTGATAATGCACTATTTTGGTTTAAAATATATCTATGAACTCCAGTTTCCTCGGCCCCGAGCCCCCAACATGCATAACAATGCCTAAAAGATTGGGAAAAGGCGAAGAGGAAATCAGGTATTACATATTACCTGAATTATCAACTTATCAGCACAAGGCCCTTTAAACCTAGTTGCATTAACAAGGTACCGGCCTCCTTTGGGTACCAAGAGGACAGATTTCGGTGTAGAGCAGACTTGCTTCCATGCATTCACAAAAGCCTGATAgaatataatcaaattaaagtAAAAACAAATTAGTAGATAATGTTTCCAACAGAGAATCATGTTCCTGCGAAGTTCTTCATGACACTATAAGCTGATTGAAACATTAAGAGATTCATTGCATCATATAGTTTAAGAATTGTCTATTCATGAGGTCATTATGTAGCATTCACCTGAGTATCATCTGCAATTCCGTCTCCAACTGCACCTAAGCTATCAACATTCACAAGAATCTTGCTACCACGTTCACTTCTCCAGAACAGAGGATCGTCTACCTCACCACCTtcatcaaattcaaattcatcaAGATTCCAACGATTAGCAATGTCATCAGCCAAAATGTTTTCCATTCCATGAACCACTATAATAAGACAGAAAACAGAAGCAATTAAGATTATGTTCTCCATAATTAACTGGTTTTGGCAGTTGTACAAATCGCTTGTTTTACATAAATATCAAGAATACGCGGGGTcttaatatatatgaaatgaTTAGTGTAGAAAATTGAGGATATTAAGTGGATTATGTCTTGACTTGAAAGTACATGAATGTTCAATATATACACCTACACTTGAAGTATAAGAATGATTTTTTGGATATCTTTGCTTTACTCTTAAAATACATGTCTGAGCACTACATAGAGAGAAGTCAAAAAGTGCTTCCCTGGATTCTGTTCTGTCATTTTCGTCTGAAATAAACTCAACCTCCCCCATAATTTCTTTTCTAGGATGTTTCACATGAACAGAATGACAGGCTATACGAGTTTAGCAGCATATGCGTAATGTAAGATGTTGCCTTGCGAAAAAAGCAAAAGgtgaagatattaaaatatacgaAAAACATTGGCTGGCTCCGAACCATGCACTGCAGTATGCAAGAAGAACTTAGATTGGTTTATAAAACATCGGATTCATCGGATTAGCTTCAGAGGTTTCTTATTGCAGAAACATATTTAAGTTGCATTATGTTCTTAATTATAGACTTAAGGCTCAAGGCTTAAGGCTAGATTTCTGGATTTGCAATCCTTGTATGATACACTTTCCAAGTTGCTATCCCAAATCCTACAACTCCTAAATATCAATGGAGCTACTGTATTAATAGATTTATACTTTACTAGTACTTGTTGCAAGAGCTTCACAATATAGTAATTATAGCATCTTCATACATAGTGAATGCCTGGAGTCCTAATTTCCGTGACAAAGTATTCATACCAGTAGAAAATATCAATCTTTTCCGATACAGACAGGCCAGCAGCGGAAATAGGGCGGGGCTAGCCAAGTCTCCAGCCGGACCAGCCCAGCTGAATTCCAAACCCAGAGATCTTTTTTTCGAAATCAAAACTTGTAGttaaaatttttttagtaaGAAATGTTTTTACGCAGCTGCTGTTTTgtaatcctggttccgccatTGGATACAGATATATGAATGCTGAAGTCGTAAACCTTACAGAATATTTCTTCTAGCATTTGAAGGCCTTCCAATCCCATTCAGCAGCACCTGGCAAAACAGTTAAGGATCAGTCTGAATTCTGAAACATATGacaattaattactaaaaaaatacAGCAAGAGagcttaatatttaataatggcGGATCCAGAGTATGCATAAATCTTAAGCACATGATCCCTATTACATACAAAACACAATTTTAGCTGAAAGCGCTGCAGCATCTGCAATCCATTACCAAATAACAAGTGAACGACTTTCCTTAAGTACGGTTTTTGCcctgaataaaaaatataaagatttttataaatatattctttttcttttggttttggCTAAAGGTTGAAAAATATTACAGTTAAATCATAAAtgtcataaaaatatatatcatcaccgacttttaatttttttttaatattattgtcCTCGACAATGTTAAATGAGAAATGTCCATAGTAAATGTCATTGGCCATTTAATTTGCTATAAACAATATTctacaaattaaattaatttacagaTAAAACATTAGATACAGTAGAGTACAACTCTAATTTGGAGGATGAGACTCATGTGCTGAGAAGCTTATTCAGAGTCACTAAATTGCTTTGCAATCAGATCAATAGGTAATGATCCCAGAGGAGCTGATGAATCCATCCCATCAAATGAGTCATTAATGTCACTGTCATCATCATATTCACTGTCGTAGCTCTGATAACCACCATCATCTAAACTGCTTTCTTCTTCAGGCCCTTCATTTCGGTTGCCAGAAACATCTTCGCTTGGCAAGATTAATGCTGGAAAAGAGTGCACTGTAGCCTGTGATGTGCGCTCAAATTCCTCCACCTTCTCTAGAAGAGCATCAGGACCTAGACCAAGGTCGTCCAGTACCATTGCCTGGTTTGACTCAATTGCACGACTCCACAGAGACATCATCTTTGGACTTAACTGCACTTTTCTACTGCCAGATTCTTGATCTGTGTTCGATAGATTTGGAAGTGTAAAAATCGGAAGcaaataaaaagttatatataaagACGTAGTTGAATTCAAGGATGTATTCACTTAAAATATGCCAATTTTAGTGTCCGACTTTTTTTGTAGAATAAAGACTGATGGtcaatttgttaaaattatcaTGTAAAATGCCTTTTTTAGGTCAGCTAGAATGGTTTGTGCAAAGTTTATATAGAGCAAGTACATAAAGCAGTTCAAAAGCTCATTATAGTGGGCATCTAAAACATTTCTTGCAACCTCTGATCCTTTATTAAACATGATCATATGCATACCTGATCTGTTCATACCATTGGCAGTTGTATCATGGACAGGACTTGGAGCTTTGGGAGAACGTTTGTACATAGATTTCCAATCATGCCCCCTCCACATCAGTATTTGTTCGTCATCAAAAGATAACAACACACATGGAACCAACTCCTGTCAATTGTGGTATATAAAGCAAGTAAACAAATGGTTTAAATTTGTTATAACTGAGATCAGTAAGAAGTTATAATTTAATCACATAATGCTGTCATCTGATTTTGAATGTATGTTATAGGAAATATTGCTaatataagaaacatttggAAGGTTAGAAGTAGGAACACACTCAAACCTTTAGTTTAGCACCAATCTTTTTGTAATCACTTGCATGCATCCCCGTGCAGTTAATCTTTACTATAGCACATTCTTCAAAAGCACTCCTCACATCTCTCACTAGGGTTGCATAAACTCCATTCTTAGCTGTGGTGGGAAAATCAAAAATAGTATAACTAAACATATAGAACTGTAGCAAGAAAAAATGATGCATCTGAAGCATGCATATATGTCAAGAAAAAGATGAACATTTGCAGCAGCACTTGCAGAGCCATCCAAATTATAGCAATACCCCTAGTAAATGAAGAAAACAATCAAGATTTtatattgac
This genomic window from Daucus carota subsp. sativus chromosome 7, DH1 v3.0, whole genome shotgun sequence contains:
- the LOC108195231 gene encoding probable polygalacturonase At1g80170 → MENIILIASVFCLIIVVHGMENILADDIANRWNLDEFEFDEGGEVDDPLFWRSERGSKILVNVDSLGAVGDGIADDTQAFVNAWKQVCSTPKSVLLVPKGGRYLVNATRFKGPCADKLIIQIDGTIVAPDEPKDWDPKSPRNWIVFSNLKAVFFQGSGTIDGSGSKWWEESCKKNKTNPCKGAPSAFTIDSSSAVRVKGLTFQHSQQMNFVISRCEAVRVYNVLVSSPEDSPNTDGIHITGSTNVIIQNTKIGTGDDCISIVNGSSNIKMKMISCGPGHGISIGSLGKDNSTGIVSQVVVDNAFLRGTTNGLRIKTWQSGSGYVRSIRYQNVRMEDVANPIIIDQFYCDSPKSCDQSQTSAIEISQIMYRNISGTSKSAKAMNFACSDAVPCSHIVLNNINLERLDGTAETYCHAVTGFRYGYVLPSAECLSSSDKEPIITCDQEAEFKKHHSREQLIHTEL